Genomic segment of Streptomyces sp. NBC_01210:
CCCAACCGTGACCAGTTCGTCCGGGTCGAGCGAGTGATCCACGCGGACCACGTCCTGCTCGATGATCTGGCCCTCGTCCAGGTCCGGCGTCACATAGTGCGCCGTGGCGCCCACGAGCTTCACGCCGCGGTCGTACGCCTGCCCGTACGGGCGTGCGCCCTTGAAGCTGGGCAGGAAGGAGTGGTGGATGTTGATGGCCCGGCCCTCGAGCTGCTTGCACAGGTCGTCGGAGAGGATCTGCATATAGCGGGCGAGCACCACCAGATCGATGTCCAGCTCGCGCACCAGCTCCAGAAGACGTGCCTCGGCGTCGGCCTTGGTGTCCCTGGTCACCGGGATGTGGTGGAAGGGGATGCCGTAGGTCCCGGCCAGCTCCTCGAACTCCTCGTGGTTGGAGACGATGGCCGGGATTTCGATGTTGAGAGCGCCGGTGCGCCGGCGGAAGAGGAGGTCATTCAGGCAGTGGCCGAATTTCGACACCATGATCAGCGTGCGGGTCGGGGTCGAGGCGTCCCGCAGGGTCCACGAGATCCGGTAGGCCTCGGCGACGGGGCCGAATCGGTCACGCAGTTGTTTCACGTCGGTGTCGGGGTCGGACACATCGAAGTGGACCCTCATGAAGAAACGGTCCTGAAGCCGGTCGTCGAACTGCTGGCTCTCCAGGATGTTGCCGGAGTTCCTGACCAGGTAGCCGCTCACGGCGTGCACCAGTCCGGCCTGGTCCGGGCACGAGAGGGTGAGGACGTATTCGCGGCCAGGTTGCGGTCGAGGGGACATACGTGGCCTCCGTTGGTGCGTATTGCACAACACGGTGAGTGATACGCAACATGGTCAGCCCCTTGTGGGCCGCGGTCAAGAGAAGCGGGACAACTGGGCTCCAGGGCGGAATCCGCCCGTCTTGCCCTCTTGACGTGGGTCATGCGTTCGGCCAGGGTGTTCCACCACAAGCAATGCAGTGCATGATGCGCAACGAACTTCGGTCGAAGGGCTCCGCACGTGGCAGACCTGTATCTGGACGGAGAATGGCGCGATCCGGTGGCCGGGGGCCACCGGGAGATCCTCTGCCCCGCAGATGGCACGCTTGCGGCGGTCGTGTCCGAAGGGACCCGGGCCGACAGCGAGGCCGCGATCGCAGCGGCCCGCCGGGCTTTCGACGAAGGCCACTGGCCGCGAACCCCCGAGCGGGAACGCGGCGCGCTGCTGCTGCGCACCGCCGATCTGATCGAGCGCGACGCCAAGGAGTTCGCCCGCGCCGAATCACTGGACACCGGCAAGCGGTTGGTGGAGAGCGAGTACGACATCGCCGATGTGGTCTCCTGCTTCCGCTACTACGGCGGGATCGCGGGCACCAGCGCCGGCCGGGTGGTCGACACCGGACGCGACGACGCCGTCAGCCGCGTCACCTACGAGCCGGTCGGAGTCTGCGGGTTGATTACCCCGTGGAACTATCCGCTGCTCCAGGCGTCGTGGAAGGTCGCCCCCGCTCTCCTGGCCGGAAACACGATCGTGCTGAAGCCGAGCGAGCTCACCCCGTCCAC
This window contains:
- the purU gene encoding formyltetrahydrofolate deformylase, with translation MSPRPQPGREYVLTLSCPDQAGLVHAVSGYLVRNSGNILESQQFDDRLQDRFFMRVHFDVSDPDTDVKQLRDRFGPVAEAYRISWTLRDASTPTRTLIMVSKFGHCLNDLLFRRRTGALNIEIPAIVSNHEEFEELAGTYGIPFHHIPVTRDTKADAEARLLELVRELDIDLVVLARYMQILSDDLCKQLEGRAINIHHSFLPSFKGARPYGQAYDRGVKLVGATAHYVTPDLDEGQIIEQDVVRVDHSLDPDELVTVGRDVEAQVLAHAVKWHSESRVMVDGNRTVVFR